In Terriglobales bacterium, the following are encoded in one genomic region:
- a CDS encoding type II secretion system protein — protein sequence MLSLARSVVASRRAGKRGVTLIELVVAITILLILTSAAIPIARTRIKRERERELRRGLWEMRDAIDRYKDAADRGAFQIKVGSEGYPPDLETLVNGVDVQGKKVRFLRKVPVDPMTGGTEWGLRAMQDDPASTSWGGQNVFDVYSKAEGTALDGTKYSEW from the coding sequence ATGCTTTCGTTGGCGCGCAGCGTCGTGGCGTCTCGCCGAGCGGGGAAGCGCGGGGTCACGCTGATCGAGCTGGTGGTGGCCATCACCATCCTGCTCATCCTGACCAGCGCCGCCATCCCCATCGCCCGCACCCGCATCAAGCGGGAGCGGGAGCGCGAGCTGCGCCGCGGCCTGTGGGAGATGCGCGACGCCATCGACCGCTACAAGGACGCCGCCGACCGCGGCGCCTTCCAGATCAAGGTGGGCAGCGAGGGCTATCCGCCCGATCTCGAGACCCTGGTGAACGGCGTGGACGTGCAGGGCAAGAAGGTGCGCTTCCTGCGGAAGGTCCCCGTGGACCCCATGACCGGCGGTACGGAGTGGGGCCTGCGCGCCATGCAGGATGACCCGGCCTCCACCTCCTGGGGCGGGCAGAACGTCTTCGACGTGTATTCCAAGGCCGAAGGCACCGCCCTCGACGGGACAAAGTATTCGGAATGGTGA
- a CDS encoding prepilin-type N-terminal cleavage/methylation domain-containing protein — protein sequence MVIRWKQSARGFTLLELMVVISIILILLSFAIPAYQQHIKKAREAVLREDLYQMRSAIDQYSLDKLRAPQALEDLVSAGYMREVPLDPITNSRDTWVVVQEDIVLSVDQDQPGITDVHSGSTLAASDGSPYGSW from the coding sequence ATGGTGATTCGGTGGAAACAATCCGCGCGCGGTTTCACCCTGCTGGAGCTGATGGTGGTGATCAGCATCATCCTCATCCTGCTATCGTTTGCCATTCCCGCGTACCAGCAGCACATCAAGAAGGCGCGCGAGGCGGTGCTGCGGGAAGACCTCTACCAGATGCGCTCGGCCATCGACCAGTACTCGCTCGACAAGCTGCGCGCGCCCCAGGCGCTGGAGGACTTGGTCAGCGCCGGCTACATGCGCGAGGTCCCGCTCGATCCCATCACCAACTCCCGCGACACCTGGGTGGTGGTGCAGGAGGACATCGTCCTCAGCGTGGACCAGGACCAGCCCGGCATTACGGACGTCCACAGCGGCTCCACCCTCGCCGCCAGCGATGGCAGCCCCTACGGCTCGTGGTGA